The DNA region TGATCAGGTTACGCGCCATCGGCGCGCCCATGTTGCCGAGACCGATAAAAGCGATTTTCATGTCCGGCTCCTTAACGCAAGTTGATGGTGGTGTTCACACCGTCGTTGACGCTGTTGTCATCGAACCAGCGACTGGTGACAGTCTTGGTCTGAGTGTAGAACTGCACCACTTGCTTGCCATACGGACCGAGGTCGCCGAGTTTGGACCCGCGCGAACCGGTGAAGCTGAAAAACGGAACCGGCACCGGAATCGGGATGTTGATGCCGACCTGGCCAACGTCGATTTCCGTCTGGAATTTACGCGCCGCCGCCCCGCTCTGAGTGAACAGGCCAGTGCCGTTACCGAACGGGTTGGCGTTGACCAGTGCGATGGCCTCATCGAGCGTATCGACTTCAAGCACCACCAGCACCGGACCGAAGATTTCCTGGGTGTAGATCTGCATCTCGGGGGTTACGCCGGAGAACAGGGTCGGGCCGACAAAGTTGCCCTTCTCGAAGCCTGGAACCGTGATATCGCGACCGTCCAGCTCCAGCTTGGCGCCTTCCTTGATGCCGCTTTCGATCAGATCCAGAATCCGCGCCTTGGCCTTTTTGGAAATCACCGGACCGACGTCAGTGCCCGGCTCACTGCCGGCATTCACTTTGAGTTTCTGCGCCAGCGCCTTCAGGTCAGGCAGCCATTGCTTGGCCGCGCCCACCAGCACCACGACGGATGTGGCCATGCAGCGTTGCCCGGCCGCACCGAAACCGGCACCGACCAGCGCATTGAGCGCTTGTTCGCGGTTCGCGTCCGGCAGCACAACGGCGTGGTTCTTCGCGCCCATCATCGATTGCACGCGCTTGCCGTGTTTACCGGCCAGGTCGTAGACGTGAGTGCCGACGGCGGTCGAACCGACGAAGGAAACAGCCTTGATGTCCTTGTGGGTGCAGAGCGCATCCACCACGTCTTTACCGCCATGAACGACGTTGAGCACGCCCGCCGGAACACCGGCCTCGATCGCCAGTTCCACCAGCAGCATGGTCGACATCGGGTCCTGTTCGGACGGCTTGAGCACGAAGGTGTTGCCGCAGGCGATGGCCATCGGGAACATCCACAGGGGAATCATGGCCGGGAAGTTGAACGGGGTGATGCCGGCGCAAACGCCGATTGGTTGACGCAGGGTGTAGGTATCGACGCCGCCAGCAACGTTCTCGGCGAACTCGCCCATTTGCAGGCTGCCGATGGAGCAAGCGTGCTCGACCACTTCCAGGCCGCGGAAGATATCGCCTTCAGCGTCGGCGATGGTTTTGCCTTGTTCGTTGCTGAGCACCACGGCGATGCGCTTGGAGTGTTCGCGAATCAACGCCTGGAGCTTGAGCATGATGCGCATCCGCGCGCCGATTGGCGTCAGCTTCCAGGTCTGGAAGGCGCGATGGGCGGCGCTGATCGCGGCGTCGACTTCAGAAGCCGTGGCAAACGGAACCTTGGCCAGCACTTGCTGGGTCGCCGGGTTGACGATGTCGTGCCACTCGGTGGTCTGGGACTCGACCCACTCGCCGTCGATCAACAGCTTTACCGTTTGGACAGTGGTTTCGTTTGGCGTGAGCGATGCGTTCATGTTGGGTCTCCGGGACGTTGTTCTTATTTAGAGAGCTATCTGGGGAGCCAAGGCGAGAAAGTCGCCTTGAGATGAGGCGCGTATTGCGAATTGGTTGTCGGACTGTTTTTGGAGTATAGATGTGCAAACTTCTAATAAGAACGCACATAAAAGCCGGTCCATCATGCAAAAAAACATCACGTCTCTAGGCTCGTTGAACTGGGACGACCTCAAGTTCTTCCTTGAAGTCGCCCGCACCCGCAAGGCCAGCACCGCGGCGAAGCGCCTGGCGGTCGACTACACCACTGTGTCGCGGCGCATCAGCTCGCTGGAAGCGGCGTTGGGCACTTTGCTGTTCGAGAAATCCCGGACCAGCGGTTTTGTCCTGACCGCCGAAGGCCAGCGGTTGCTCGGTTACGCCGAGTCGATTGAAAGCACGCTACACATGGCCTGCGAGCAGGTTTCGGGGTCCGGGGTCGCGTTATCCGGGCATGTGCGCATGGGCTGTACCGAAGGCTTCGGCAGCTTTTTCATCACCCCGCAGCTGAGCCATTTCGTCGACGCCTACCCGGCGATCTCGGTGGACATCCTGCCGCTGCCGCACTTCATCAGCCTGTCCAAACGCGAGGCGGACATCGTCATCGCGTTGGAGCGCCCGGAGCATGGTCCGTACGTCTGCTGCAAACTCTGCGATTACCGATTACAGCTCTACGCGACCCAGGATTATCTGGATAAGCACCCACCGATCCGACGCCCGGCTGACTTGGGTAAACATTCATTCATTAGTTACGTCGACGATCTGGCGTTCAGCTCGGAGCTGTTGTACCTGGCGAATGTGTTGCCCGGCGCCAGTGCCAACCTGCGCAGCACCAGTGTGATTGCGCAATTCGTGGCCGCACAGCAAGGGCGGTCGCTGGCGATTCTGCCGTGCTTCCTGGCAGCCCAGGATCCGCGATTGCTGCCGGTGTTGCCGCAAGAGATCAACATCACTCGACAGTTCTGGATGTACTGCCGCGAAGACCTGCGCAAGCTCAAGCGGATCACCCTGTTGTGGGATTACATCCGCGCGGTTACTGAGCAGAATCAAGGTCTGTTGATGGGTGAAAGTCGCGAGATGCTGTTCGCGGATTAGTCGGTGCTCACTCATCCAGTTCCAGCATCAACCCGCTCAAGCGCTTGACCTTGCGCCGCACCGCCTCTTCGAATACGCCGGAACGAGGCTCGATCAGGGTGAACCAGTTTTTGGCCCGGGTAATCCCGGTATAGATCAATTCCTTGGTGAGTACAGGGTTCAGGGCATCCGGCAAAATCAACGCCGTATGAGCAAATTCCGAGCCCTGGGATTTGTGCACCGTCATCGCGTATACGGTTTCGACATCATTGAGACGGCTTGGCAGAACAAACCGTACGCCGCCCTGACCATCATTACGTGGGAACGCCACACGCAACACCTGCTTCCCAGCCTCTGGCCCCTCACGTTCCGGCAGTTTGAGGGCAATGCCGATGTCGCCGTTCATCAAACCCAGACCATAGTCGTTGCGGGTCATCAGCACTGGTCGACCTTCGTACCACTGCTGGTCGCTGTCGATCAGCCGAGCCTTGAGCAGCGCGGCGGTCACGCGCTGATTCAAACCTTCAACACCCCACGGCCCTTTGCGTACGGCGCACAACAATTGGAAGGCGTCGAAGGCTTGCAGTACCTGGCGAGCCCAATCGGTCCAGCAGGGATCATCAAGTGTGCTGTCGAGCGGTGGCCGCAGGCTGCGCAAGAGACTCAGGTAATGGCGATAACCCTGCGGTCCATCGCCATGCCCCTCAAGCAGCAAGCGTTCCAACGCCCGGTCCTGTTCCCCCTTGAGGGACAGGGAAAACACGTCGTCATGGCTTCGAGCCGCCAACAACTTGCGAGCTTCCTCGGGTTGCTGCTGGTTGACCCAACGAGCCAGTTGGCCGATGCCGCTGCCCTCGCCGAACCGGCGTGAATGACGCAGCATCACAACTTGCTGAGCCAGGGGATGAGTCCCTTGGGTGTCTTCCTGCAAACCGCTGGCATCCAGGCTTTCACCACTGACCGCTTGCAGCCACAGGCGAGTCTGTGGACTGTACCAACCGGCCTCGGCGTCGCGGCACAGGTCGCCCAGCACGGCGCCGGCTTCCACCGATGCCAGTTGATCCTTGTCACCGAGCAGCACCAGACGGGCATGGGCCGGCAACGCATCGAGCAGGTTGGCCATCATTTCCAGATCGATCATCGAGGCTTCGTCCACCACCAACACATCCAGCGGTAAACGATTACCGGCGTGGTGACGGAAGTGTCGAGTACCGGGACGACTGCCGAGCAGACGGTGCACGGTGGTGACGTCTGACGGGATCTTCACTCGTACGGTTTCATCGACTTCCAGGGTTCTCACCTGCTGACTGATGGACTCCGTCAGTCGGGCTGCAGCCTTGCCGGTGGGTGCCGCGAGACGAATACGCAACGGCTTGCCCGCCTCCACTGCCGGCGCCTGGAGCAACGCCAGCAAACGCACGACCGTCGTCGTCTTGCCGGTCCCCGGGCCACCGGTAACGATGCTGAATGCGCTGCGGGTTGCGAGGGCACAGGCGAGTTTCTGCCAGTCAATCACTTCGCCGGGCTTGGCTGGGCCGAACAAGCTGGTGAGGCGTTGGGACAAATCATCCGGTGTGGTTTCGTGTTCCACCAGGCGTTGACGCAGCGAGTTGTCGATACGCCGTTCGTAAGCCCAGTAACGACGCAAGTACAGGCGTTTGCCCGACAACACCAATGGTCGATGCTGCGCCGCCTCGCGACCGTCGACCGCCAATGCGACCAGAGTGCTGGAGGCCAGGACCTTGCACCAATGGGCACCGTCCAGCGCCTCAAGCAATTGCGACGGCAACAACATCGCGCCACTTTGCAGATCACCTTCCGGTGGCAGCGACAGGGCGAAGTCCGGTTCCTTAAGCGTCTCGAACACATCCAGGCACACATGACCGTGGCCCAGTTGATGGCTGGCCAACGCGGCAGCCAGCAGCACCAGTGGATCATCGCCGGGAGCGAGCTCATGAAGAAAGGCGACGAAGGCCTTGTCCAGCGCTCGCAGCCAGCCGCGCTCAACCCAGCGCGTCAGCAACAGCAGCAAGTCATCGGCGCGACTCAACGGCGCCAGATCCGCCAGGCTTTCGGCTGTCAACGAAGTGGGCAGCAAATCAGCGAAGGTGCGACTCATAGCAAAACTCCCTGTTCCCAGGCGGGTTCGGCCTTGGGTTCTGGCTTGCCCTGGAACAGTCGGTCCAGACGCTCGATCAACGCTCTTGGAGGACGGGCGAAATACACGCCCTGGCTGGACGCGCGCGTACCGCGCAGGAACAGGTACAGCGCACCACCGACATGCCGGTCGTAATCGTAATCGGCAAGTCGCGCCTTGAGCTGGCGATGCAGGGCCAACAGGTACAGCACGTATTGCAGGTCGTAACGGTTGTCGAGAATCGACTGCTCCATGGCCTCCTCGGTATAGGCCGCGTCATCGACGCCCAGCCAGTTGGATTTGTAGTCGGCGACGTAGTAGCGGCCGTCGTGCTCGAATGTCAGGTCGATGAAGCCCTTGAACATGCCATTGAGCAACACCGGCTCGGCAGCCACCCGGGCCACGCCGTTGTGGGTGTATTGGCGCACCAGTTCATCGAGCTTGAGCACATCGACCTTATGACTGGCGAACCAGAACTCCATCTCGACGCGATATTGGGTGAGCTGCTCGAATACCACGGGGGCCTGCCCGCCGCCGATATGCAGCGGGGACGTAAGCAGATGCTGCAGCCAGTCGCTCAGGGCAGTTATCCAGCCCTCCCAGCCACGTCGATTGCAACGACGGGCAATGGCGTCTTCCACCGCTTGCGGCGTGGCGGCAAAACCTTCGTCACCGGCCCATTCGAGCAAACCATGGAGAAAGGTGCCGGGGTTCGGGCCACGAGGGAATCTATGGATATCAGCACCACCGGCCACCACTTCTCGTGGTGCTTGCGGATCGAGGCGTTCGTCGTCGAAGAGCTTTTGCGCCTGCGGGCTCTCCGGCGCTTCATCAGTGCCCACGCTCATGCTGTCGCCAATGCGCAGGGCACTGTAGGAAGCAATCCACCAGTTTTCGCTGGCCTTGCGTTTGGGTATCAGCGGAGCAAGCAACGTCGCATCGTTGTGCGGCGGATGGTAGTGCTCGGCGGTCGCTTCAGGCATTTCACCGTAGTTCAGCGCTGCACAATCCTGCTGCAGGTCTTCCAGCCAACGCTTCAAACCTGCCGACTCGGCCAATGGTGCTCCGCCGCCCAGCAGATAACCCAATGCTGACAGGTGCAGCACCGAGCTGTTGTTATTGCCACGTTTGAGATCAGTCACTCCGAGCCAGCAGGCGTGTTGTGCCCGGGTCAGGGCCACGTAAAGCAAGCGCAGATCCTCGGCAAGACGCTCATCATCCGCCTGAACAATCAACTCGGCTGTCGGCCTCAAGGTCACTTGAGTCTTGCCCGTGGCGTCGTGGTAATGCAGCGGCAGACGACTGCCATCCACCGGCTTCGCCGAGCAAATGAACGGCAGGAACACCAAGGGATACTCAAGCCCCTTGGACTTGTGAATGGTCACGACTTTGACCAGTTGCTCGTCGCTCTCCAGACGCAGAATCTGCTCTTCGCCGGCCTGACCGGACAACGCCAGATGCTCGGACAAATGACGGATCAGCGCTTGCTCACCATCGAGTTCGGCGGCCGCCTGTTGCAGCAACTCGGACAGGTGCAGCAAATTGGTCAACACCCGCTCGCCGTCACTGCGCGCGATCAATGTCTGAGGCAGCTGGAAGTCATGCAGCAATCGCCGCAGCATTGGCAACACGCCCTGCTTGCGCCAGAGCTCGCGATAATGGCGGAACTGCATGACCCGCGCTTCCCAGGCCAGTTCGTCCTGATTGAGCCGTTCCAGTTCGGCCAGTGACAGGTTCAGCGTGATGCAGGCCAACGCGGCTCGCAGCGGGCGCTCGACATCCGGCTCGGCGCAGGCCTTGAGCCAGGTCAGCAGGTCGTGGGCCTCCTGGGCGGCAAACACCGAGTCCTTGTCCGATAGATAGACGCTGCGAACGCCACGTGCGGAGAGTTCGCCGCGCACAGCCTGGGCCTCTTTACCGTCGCGGACCAGGATCGCGATATCCGCTGGCAGCAGCCCTCTGAAGTCCTTGCCGTCCTGTATGAAACCCGCGCGACCTTGTTGCCCGCCGTTGAGCAAAGCGGTGATTTCACTGGCGCAGGCGGCGGCGAGTTGTTGTCGGTACACCGCGCCGGACAGCGGCTGATCGGCGGACAGGTGCCAGATGTTCAGGGCGGGCACGACCTGGCCATCAATGTGCAGAACTTCTTTGCGCCCTTGGGATTCGACGGGCAGGAACGGTACCGGGTTCTCTCCGTTCTTTTCACGAAACAGGAACGCGCCTCGCCCGGACTCGCGAGACTCTGCACGCTCGAACACATGGTTGACCGCACTGACCATGCCATGGCTGGAACGGAAATTCGTACCCAGGGTATGCAGTCGGCCAGCGGTGGCCTGGCGGGCGCGCAAGTAGGTGTAGATGTCGGCACCGCGGAACGCGTAGATCGCTTGCTTGGGGTCGCCGATCAGAAACAGACCGCATTCGGGATTGTTGTCTTCGATGCGATAGATGCTCTCGAAGATCCGGTACTGCACCGGGTCGGTGTCCTGGAACTCGTCGATCAACGCCACCGGAAACTGCTCGCGAATCAGGGTCGCCAGCCGCTCACCGCCATCGGACTGCAACGCGGCATCGAGGCGCAGCAGCATGTCATCGAAGCCCATCTCCGCACGACGACGCTTTTCTTCCTCGAACCGTGTACCGACCCACTGGGCGGCGTGTTGCAGCACGGCGGCATCAGGAGTCGGCAATCCATCGAGACTGGCCTTGAGGCCGGGCATGGCGTCCAGCCCGGGATGACTGGGTACTTCGCCCTTCCAGGCTTCAGCCATGCCATCGGGTGTCAGGCGCGTGAATCCGGTGCCGATATCCAGTTGCTCAAGGGATTCGTCTTCAGCCCAGCCCCTGATCTTTTCGAACCAGGGTTCGAAATAGCGCGCCTGCATCTTGCGACCGTCGACGCTCTTGCTCGCA from Pseudomonas sp. ACM7 includes:
- the recD gene encoding exodeoxyribonuclease V subunit alpha gives rise to the protein MSRTFADLLPTSLTAESLADLAPLSRADDLLLLLTRWVERGWLRALDKAFVAFLHELAPGDDPLVLLAAALASHQLGHGHVCLDVFETLKEPDFALSLPPEGDLQSGAMLLPSQLLEALDGAHWCKVLASSTLVALAVDGREAAQHRPLVLSGKRLYLRRYWAYERRIDNSLRQRLVEHETTPDDLSQRLTSLFGPAKPGEVIDWQKLACALATRSAFSIVTGGPGTGKTTTVVRLLALLQAPAVEAGKPLRIRLAAPTGKAAARLTESISQQVRTLEVDETVRVKIPSDVTTVHRLLGSRPGTRHFRHHAGNRLPLDVLVVDEASMIDLEMMANLLDALPAHARLVLLGDKDQLASVEAGAVLGDLCRDAEAGWYSPQTRLWLQAVSGESLDASGLQEDTQGTHPLAQQVVMLRHSRRFGEGSGIGQLARWVNQQQPEEARKLLAARSHDDVFSLSLKGEQDRALERLLLEGHGDGPQGYRHYLSLLRSLRPPLDSTLDDPCWTDWARQVLQAFDAFQLLCAVRKGPWGVEGLNQRVTAALLKARLIDSDQQWYEGRPVLMTRNDYGLGLMNGDIGIALKLPEREGPEAGKQVLRVAFPRNDGQGGVRFVLPSRLNDVETVYAMTVHKSQGSEFAHTALILPDALNPVLTKELIYTGITRAKNWFTLIEPRSGVFEEAVRRKVKRLSGLMLELDE
- a CDS encoding LysR family transcriptional regulator, with the protein product MQKNITSLGSLNWDDLKFFLEVARTRKASTAAKRLAVDYTTVSRRISSLEAALGTLLFEKSRTSGFVLTAEGQRLLGYAESIESTLHMACEQVSGSGVALSGHVRMGCTEGFGSFFITPQLSHFVDAYPAISVDILPLPHFISLSKREADIVIALERPEHGPYVCCKLCDYRLQLYATQDYLDKHPPIRRPADLGKHSFISYVDDLAFSSELLYLANVLPGASANLRSTSVIAQFVAAQQGRSLAILPCFLAAQDPRLLPVLPQEINITRQFWMYCREDLRKLKRITLLWDYIRAVTEQNQGLLMGESREMLFAD
- a CDS encoding CoA-acylating methylmalonate-semialdehyde dehydrogenase; translated protein: MNASLTPNETTVQTVKLLIDGEWVESQTTEWHDIVNPATQQVLAKVPFATASEVDAAISAAHRAFQTWKLTPIGARMRIMLKLQALIREHSKRIAVVLSNEQGKTIADAEGDIFRGLEVVEHACSIGSLQMGEFAENVAGGVDTYTLRQPIGVCAGITPFNFPAMIPLWMFPMAIACGNTFVLKPSEQDPMSTMLLVELAIEAGVPAGVLNVVHGGKDVVDALCTHKDIKAVSFVGSTAVGTHVYDLAGKHGKRVQSMMGAKNHAVVLPDANREQALNALVGAGFGAAGQRCMATSVVVLVGAAKQWLPDLKALAQKLKVNAGSEPGTDVGPVISKKAKARILDLIESGIKEGAKLELDGRDITVPGFEKGNFVGPTLFSGVTPEMQIYTQEIFGPVLVVLEVDTLDEAIALVNANPFGNGTGLFTQSGAAARKFQTEIDVGQVGINIPIPVPVPFFSFTGSRGSKLGDLGPYGKQVVQFYTQTKTVTSRWFDDNSVNDGVNTTINLR
- the recB gene encoding exodeoxyribonuclease V subunit beta, whose product is MTTKPLALAFPLRGSQLIEASAGTGKTFTISALYLRLVLGHGAESSGFGRELLPPQILVVTFTDAATKELRERIRTRLAEAARFFRDETSAPDSLIAELREEYLPEQWSGCANRLDIAAQWMDEAAVSTIHSWCQRMLREHAFDSGSLFTQTLETDHSDLLGEVLRDYWRLFCYPMQGDALNWVRGNWGGPAALLPRVRGLFASERDSVEGKEPAELITECLQERRAALLELKMPWRQWADELLAICHQGVASKSVDGRKMQARYFEPWFEKIRGWAEDESLEQLDIGTGFTRLTPDGMAEAWKGEVPSHPGLDAMPGLKASLDGLPTPDAAVLQHAAQWVGTRFEEEKRRRAEMGFDDMLLRLDAALQSDGGERLATLIREQFPVALIDEFQDTDPVQYRIFESIYRIEDNNPECGLFLIGDPKQAIYAFRGADIYTYLRARQATAGRLHTLGTNFRSSHGMVSAVNHVFERAESRESGRGAFLFREKNGENPVPFLPVESQGRKEVLHIDGQVVPALNIWHLSADQPLSGAVYRQQLAAACASEITALLNGGQQGRAGFIQDGKDFRGLLPADIAILVRDGKEAQAVRGELSARGVRSVYLSDKDSVFAAQEAHDLLTWLKACAEPDVERPLRAALACITLNLSLAELERLNQDELAWEARVMQFRHYRELWRKQGVLPMLRRLLHDFQLPQTLIARSDGERVLTNLLHLSELLQQAAAELDGEQALIRHLSEHLALSGQAGEEQILRLESDEQLVKVVTIHKSKGLEYPLVFLPFICSAKPVDGSRLPLHYHDATGKTQVTLRPTAELIVQADDERLAEDLRLLYVALTRAQHACWLGVTDLKRGNNNSSVLHLSALGYLLGGGAPLAESAGLKRWLEDLQQDCAALNYGEMPEATAEHYHPPHNDATLLAPLIPKRKASENWWIASYSALRIGDSMSVGTDEAPESPQAQKLFDDERLDPQAPREVVAGGADIHRFPRGPNPGTFLHGLLEWAGDEGFAATPQAVEDAIARRCNRRGWEGWITALSDWLQHLLTSPLHIGGGQAPVVFEQLTQYRVEMEFWFASHKVDVLKLDELVRQYTHNGVARVAAEPVLLNGMFKGFIDLTFEHDGRYYVADYKSNWLGVDDAAYTEEAMEQSILDNRYDLQYVLYLLALHRQLKARLADYDYDRHVGGALYLFLRGTRASSQGVYFARPPRALIERLDRLFQGKPEPKAEPAWEQGVLL